One window of Erwinia aphidicola genomic DNA carries:
- the amiA gene encoding N-acetylmuramoyl-L-alanine amidase AmiA, translating to MKKISQLTPLTSRRQLLLSGLALALLANRPARAKQEEATLRGSSVLPRPVSPPPPRAKNAKRIVMIDPGHGGIDSGAVGHEGSEEKHVVLEIANHIRHLLGDHPRIEVRLTRETDRFIPLGERVEIAHQHGADLFMSVHADGFTSPSANGASVFALSNRGASSTMARYLSERENAADDVGGVKVAAKDHYLQQVLFDLVQTDTIKNSLTLGKHVLSQIRPVHHLHSQHTEQAAFAVLKSPSIPSVLVETSFITNPDEERLLGTTAFRQKIAGAIADGIVSFFDEYDATRRTG from the coding sequence ATGAAAAAGATTTCTCAGCTGACGCCGCTCACCAGCCGCCGTCAGCTTCTGCTCTCCGGCCTGGCGCTGGCGCTGCTGGCGAACAGACCGGCCCGCGCAAAACAAGAAGAGGCCACGCTGCGGGGCAGTTCAGTTCTGCCGAGGCCGGTTTCTCCACCGCCGCCGCGCGCGAAAAACGCTAAACGTATCGTGATGATTGACCCCGGCCACGGCGGGATTGACTCCGGCGCGGTCGGTCACGAAGGCTCGGAGGAGAAGCACGTGGTGCTGGAGATCGCCAACCATATTCGTCACCTGCTGGGTGACCATCCGCGTATTGAAGTGCGCCTGACGCGCGAAACCGATCGCTTTATTCCGCTCGGCGAGCGCGTGGAGATCGCCCATCAGCACGGTGCTGACCTGTTTATGTCGGTGCACGCCGACGGGTTTACCAGCCCGAGCGCTAACGGCGCCTCGGTCTTCGCCCTCTCAAATCGTGGCGCCAGCAGTACCATGGCACGCTACCTCTCCGAGCGTGAAAACGCGGCAGATGACGTCGGCGGCGTCAAAGTGGCGGCGAAAGATCACTATCTGCAGCAGGTGCTGTTCGACCTGGTGCAGACCGATACCATTAAAAATAGCCTGACCCTCGGCAAGCATGTGCTGAGCCAGATCCGCCCGGTACACCATCTGCACAGCCAGCACACCGAGCAGGCGGCGTTTGCGGTGCTGAAGTCGCCCTCCATCCCGTCAGTGCTGGTGGAAACCTCATTTATCACCAACCCTGACGAGGAGCGCCTGCTCGGCACCACCGCGTTTCGCCAGAAAATTGCCGGGGCGATCGCCGACGGCATCGTCAGCTTTTTTGACGAGTATGATGCGACCAGGCGCACAGGCTGA
- a CDS encoding GNAT family acetyltransferase, with translation MEIRAFRQDDFEEVITLWERCDLLRPWNDPEMDIERKLNHDPDLFLVAVVGGEIVGTLMGGYDGHRGSAYYLGVHPDYQGRGFANALINRLEKKLIARGCPKINVMVREENDAVAGFYEKLDYETQDSLLLGKRLIEDREY, from the coding sequence ATGGAAATCCGCGCATTCCGACAAGATGATTTTGAAGAAGTGATCACCCTTTGGGAGCGTTGCGATTTGTTACGTCCGTGGAATGACCCGGAAATGGATATCGAGCGTAAGCTCAATCACGACCCGGACCTGTTCCTGGTGGCGGTGGTGGGGGGCGAGATCGTTGGCACGCTGATGGGCGGCTACGACGGACATCGCGGCTCTGCCTATTATCTCGGCGTGCATCCTGATTATCAGGGCCGTGGCTTTGCCAACGCGCTGATTAATCGCCTGGAGAAAAAACTGATTGCGCGCGGCTGCCCAAAAATCAATGTGATGGTGCGCGAAGAGAACGATGCGGTAGCGGGCTTTTACGAAAAGCTGGATTATGAAACTCAGGACAGCCTGCTGCTTGGCAAGCGTCTGATTGAAGACCGCGAGTATTAA